In Chitinispirillum alkaliphilum, the following are encoded in one genomic region:
- a CDS encoding 3-deoxy-D-manno-octulosonic-acid transferase — MALLKIAVPVLAIFFKEKNAVWGYRERQNLPRKLKDHNARAVVWLHAASLSEAETLCKFVDFISSHHPADLYLVTAASKAGVEFLENNLRASICAVGYLPYDTVPYMRKVINNFNVQRIWLIETELWPSMLLAASKQNVPVGIVNGRLEEKTYKRFAALKFVFKPLFEKMDIVLVQDKIYASRYSFMGVAANHIHVVGNLNSFVNVKRPERRTWSSLRKKLSVEESVLLLTAGSIYPGEGVILRQCTEELRALGLQFKLIVVPRHPETAGQLIAELGGDDVVHLKESKTSQTWTTCLIETKSALQDLYSVADVGFVGGTLVDVGGHDVWDAARFGIPVFFGPNYYDKRESFERLISSGVGFKAQTAHELATMINRVMRTDAARFIRAQVLFAETVNKTQAILEPLIP, encoded by the coding sequence ATGGCACTTCTCAAAATCGCTGTGCCTGTTTTGGCAATCTTTTTCAAAGAAAAGAATGCTGTATGGGGATATCGCGAACGGCAGAATCTGCCACGAAAGCTCAAGGACCACAATGCCCGGGCTGTTGTGTGGCTGCATGCTGCTTCGTTGAGCGAAGCTGAAACACTTTGTAAATTTGTGGACTTTATCTCCTCTCATCACCCTGCCGATTTATACCTTGTAACCGCTGCCTCAAAGGCGGGTGTAGAGTTTTTGGAAAATAACCTAAGAGCCAGTATCTGTGCTGTGGGGTATTTGCCCTACGATACTGTCCCGTACATGAGAAAAGTGATAAATAACTTCAACGTCCAGCGTATATGGCTTATCGAAACTGAATTGTGGCCATCAATGCTTCTGGCTGCCAGCAAGCAAAATGTGCCGGTGGGAATAGTAAACGGGCGGCTCGAAGAGAAAACATATAAAAGATTTGCTGCCCTGAAGTTTGTATTTAAACCTTTGTTTGAGAAAATGGATATCGTACTGGTACAGGATAAAATCTATGCTTCACGCTACTCCTTCATGGGCGTAGCTGCCAACCATATCCATGTGGTAGGGAATCTTAACAGTTTTGTCAATGTCAAAAGACCAGAGCGCAGGACATGGAGCAGTTTACGCAAGAAACTCAGTGTTGAAGAGAGTGTTCTTCTTCTGACTGCCGGATCAATTTATCCCGGAGAGGGTGTTATACTTCGCCAGTGCACAGAGGAGCTTAGAGCTTTGGGATTACAGTTCAAATTGATTGTCGTCCCCAGGCATCCTGAGACCGCAGGGCAACTTATAGCAGAGCTGGGGGGAGATGATGTGGTACATCTTAAAGAGTCAAAAACTTCCCAAACCTGGACAACCTGTCTTATCGAAACGAAAAGTGCTCTGCAGGATCTCTATAGTGTAGCAGATGTGGGGTTTGTCGGAGGTACCCTTGTAGATGTGGGGGGGCATGATGTCTGGGATGCTGCAAGATTTGGAATACCTGTTTTTTTTGGTCCAAACTATTACGATAAACGGGAGAGCTTCGAGAGGCTTATCAGTTCCGGTGTTGGATTCAAAGCCCAAACCGCTCATGAACTCGCCACAATGATAAACAGGGTTATGCGCACAGATGCAGCCCGCTTTATAAGAGCTCAGGTGCTTTTTGCTGAAACTGTCAACAAAACTCAGGCTATATTGGAGCCACTTATCCCATGA
- a CDS encoding diguanylate cyclase with GAF sensor, with translation MSTQSLVKRPTDCSILIVDDEKVICEVLKTALKPNYKVKVCNNGREAFSLIDQFEFDLVVTDLKLPDISGTEILPYAKSKDEFVEVIVITGYASLDTATKALNMGAVSYLTKPFAVSDFVFQVEKAIASRLFHLKSLKLMQQSDFLEPGVKKHIYDITALYYFSRKLMLSLEISEVMKVVLEEANQRTDAVFCTVGVNLKGFREIYVSPQNGELEDEKIKTKLLQFWNEVFPYLDKQEFVCDDIPVFVFKGRQSEHNASIDKKLRCVSVPMVLAGKTIGSIAVYRYENNDDTADCNQFMHVFTSLVAPVVEHGYVDILTRFQAKTDSLTGIGNHRFFHETLDREIARANRRKSDFSLVFLDIDNFKMINDTYGHQIGDAVIKDLTRRLVSNVRTADVVARYGGEEFCLVLPDGDEKGGEVLVERICRIISERPFTSASVSFTYTASFGLAVYRGSEPITKDELIAKADAAMYSSKRKGKNQVTVCS, from the coding sequence ATGAGCACACAATCCTTAGTTAAACGCCCCACTGATTGCAGCATCTTAATAGTCGATGATGAAAAGGTGATTTGCGAAGTCCTGAAAACCGCTCTGAAGCCAAATTACAAGGTGAAAGTGTGCAATAATGGCAGGGAGGCTTTCTCCCTGATAGACCAGTTCGAGTTTGATCTTGTTGTTACTGATCTTAAACTCCCCGATATATCCGGCACAGAGATTCTGCCATATGCCAAAAGCAAAGATGAATTTGTTGAGGTGATTGTGATTACCGGATATGCTTCGCTTGATACCGCAACAAAAGCCCTGAATATGGGGGCTGTATCTTATCTTACAAAACCATTTGCTGTTTCTGATTTCGTTTTTCAGGTTGAAAAAGCTATTGCATCCAGACTTTTTCATCTCAAGAGCCTTAAGCTTATGCAACAGTCCGATTTCCTGGAACCGGGTGTCAAAAAACATATCTACGACATCACTGCCCTTTATTACTTCAGCCGCAAGCTAATGCTGTCCCTTGAAATTTCAGAAGTTATGAAAGTGGTTCTTGAAGAGGCCAACCAAAGAACGGATGCGGTTTTCTGTACTGTGGGTGTAAACCTAAAAGGGTTCAGGGAAATCTACGTTTCACCACAAAATGGCGAACTGGAGGATGAGAAGATTAAAACAAAGCTGCTGCAGTTCTGGAATGAGGTGTTTCCCTATCTGGACAAGCAGGAGTTTGTTTGTGATGATATACCTGTTTTTGTTTTCAAGGGCAGGCAAAGTGAGCACAATGCCTCGATAGATAAAAAACTCAGGTGTGTTTCTGTCCCCATGGTTCTGGCAGGCAAAACTATCGGATCGATCGCGGTATACAGGTACGAAAATAATGATGACACTGCGGATTGCAATCAATTTATGCATGTTTTTACATCTTTGGTTGCACCTGTGGTTGAACATGGCTATGTTGATATCCTGACCCGGTTTCAGGCCAAAACAGACAGCCTTACAGGTATCGGAAATCATCGTTTCTTTCATGAAACTCTCGACCGGGAGATCGCCCGTGCAAATCGCAGAAAAAGCGACTTCTCACTTGTATTTCTTGATATCGATAATTTTAAGATGATAAATGATACTTACGGCCATCAGATAGGGGATGCTGTGATAAAAGATCTTACCCGACGACTTGTCTCAAATGTTCGCACTGCTGATGTGGTGGCACGCTACGGGGGAGAGGAGTTTTGTCTGGTTTTGCCGGATGGAGATGAAAAAGGGGGAGAAGTTTTGGTTGAAAGGATCTGCCGGATAATTTCAGAGCGACCTTTCACCAGTGCTTCCGTGAGTTTTACTTATACTGCAAGCTTTGGCTTGGCTGTGTATCGTGGAAGTGAACCGATAACAAAAGATGAGCTCATAGCTAAGGCTGATGCGGCAATGTACAGTTCAAAACGTAAAGGGAAAAATCAGGTTACAGTTTGCAGCTAA
- a CDS encoding Thioredoxin reductase — MSPLLFEGFQAGGIPGGQLMITNIIENFPGFPEGILGPQLMSNMREQAEKHGTRLITEDIKEVNLKTYPFSVTSMSDDSYTAEALIISTGATAKRLPLESEQRLWGRGISACATCDGGLPIFRNKELAVIGGGDTAVEEALHLTQFGSKVYLVHRRDELRASKVMQKRILTNPKVQIVWNKTVEEFVGDNQLEALRLKDTVTGDISQLQVAGAFEAIGHKPNTDFLNGQLELDEQGYIKTTPGSTATSVEGVFASGDVQDYVFRQAVTAAGTGCMAAIEVEHWLQERAGM, encoded by the coding sequence ATGTCACCTTTGCTGTTTGAAGGATTTCAGGCGGGGGGAATTCCGGGCGGCCAGCTTATGATCACCAATATTATCGAAAATTTCCCCGGTTTTCCTGAGGGCATCTTAGGTCCTCAGCTTATGAGCAATATGCGGGAGCAGGCTGAAAAACATGGTACAAGACTGATCACCGAAGATATTAAAGAGGTAAACCTAAAGACCTATCCCTTTAGTGTAACGTCAATGAGTGATGACTCGTATACGGCCGAAGCTTTAATTATTTCAACAGGTGCGACCGCAAAAAGATTACCCCTGGAATCAGAACAGAGACTCTGGGGTAGGGGCATTTCGGCATGTGCAACTTGCGATGGGGGACTACCGATTTTCAGAAATAAAGAACTGGCTGTCATTGGAGGAGGAGATACTGCTGTTGAAGAAGCTCTTCATCTCACACAGTTCGGATCAAAAGTATATCTGGTACACAGAAGGGATGAACTGAGAGCAAGTAAGGTCATGCAGAAGAGAATTCTCACTAACCCAAAAGTACAGATCGTATGGAACAAAACTGTTGAGGAATTCGTTGGTGACAACCAACTCGAAGCTCTCAGGCTTAAGGATACTGTGACAGGGGACATTTCACAACTGCAGGTTGCTGGTGCATTTGAGGCTATCGGTCATAAACCAAATACCGATTTTCTCAACGGCCAGCTTGAGCTTGATGAACAGGGGTATATAAAAACAACCCCAGGCTCAACTGCAACCTCCGTAGAGGGAGTTTTCGCTTCAGGTGATGTTCAGGACTATGTTTTCAGACAAGCTGTCACAGCAGCCGGAACTGGCTGTATGGCTGCCATTGAGGTTGAACACTGGCTTCAGGAAAGAGCTGGTATGTAA
- a CDS encoding DNA polymerase III delta subunit: MNGIEKTGSGVLILSGNDSLSKLNYRQKFISEIKKTHGEYLLVNYDPTEETLSYFLQKMITPSMFEETRVFLLTHIQSLSEKELEEINSYLDYDLDVYLIIEGEEKDNKKTKDSPGDKGFPKKLGLKKRSSDPRFEIKKFLRPPDYKIAEWLVSNIGQLFSRSISQSDAEYLVDLVGYDLEALYSELQKIDIHLPPGEPVNKKCIDLISGANRAMTVYELTSALGEKNLPRALDIVDSLFSYKFAAPLMVSALFKHFWALYRIRRFSKTNPGVIKAFYSKDYSASNDAALRIGQAAGLLTEKDKKKVYPVIIKSGIVSQARNYSDKQLRNIIRLLYEFDTGVKSGRITPTQNDVQMFCCKIVRAEVCEIEGAL; this comes from the coding sequence ATGAACGGAATAGAAAAAACAGGATCAGGAGTACTTATACTCAGTGGAAATGATTCACTCAGTAAACTCAACTACCGTCAGAAGTTTATCTCTGAAATAAAGAAAACTCACGGGGAGTATCTGCTTGTAAATTACGATCCCACCGAAGAAACCCTTTCTTATTTTTTGCAGAAAATGATAACTCCTTCAATGTTTGAAGAGACAAGAGTGTTTTTGTTAACTCATATACAATCTCTTTCAGAAAAGGAGCTAGAGGAGATCAACTCTTACCTGGATTATGATCTGGACGTATACCTGATCATCGAGGGGGAGGAAAAAGATAATAAGAAAACCAAGGATAGCCCGGGGGATAAGGGTTTTCCAAAAAAACTCGGGCTTAAAAAGCGTTCCTCCGATCCCCGATTCGAAATAAAAAAGTTTCTCAGACCACCTGATTACAAAATAGCAGAGTGGCTTGTGAGTAATATTGGTCAATTGTTTTCAAGATCAATATCACAATCCGATGCGGAATATCTGGTTGATCTGGTTGGATATGACCTTGAGGCTCTTTACTCTGAGCTTCAAAAAATAGATATTCATCTGCCTCCGGGTGAACCGGTAAATAAAAAATGTATAGATCTGATATCGGGAGCAAACAGGGCAATGACTGTCTATGAGCTCACCTCCGCTTTGGGTGAGAAAAACCTGCCCAGAGCACTGGATATAGTTGATTCTCTCTTTTCTTATAAATTTGCAGCACCTCTCATGGTGTCTGCTTTATTCAAACACTTCTGGGCTCTCTATCGCATCCGAAGGTTTTCAAAGACAAACCCGGGTGTGATAAAGGCTTTTTATTCAAAAGATTACTCTGCAAGCAACGACGCTGCTCTAAGAATCGGGCAGGCTGCGGGGTTGCTTACCGAAAAGGATAAAAAGAAAGTTTACCCAGTGATAATTAAGTCTGGAATCGTTTCCCAGGCAAGGAATTACTCCGACAAACAACTCAGAAATATAATCCGCCTGCTTTACGAATTTGATACAGGGGTCAAAAGCGGGCGTATAACACCAACTCAAAACGACGTACAGATGTTCTGCTGCAAAATCGTCAGGGCTGAAGTCTGTGAAATTGAAGGGGCTCTTTGA
- a CDS encoding Lipoprotein spr precursor codes for MTSSVRYTRKASQPNREKSSPNRIVSPQSSRFRRIVESYLGVPYRYGGKTRRGIDCSGLVSAVFKDAFGLEFQYSSSKMREVTTSIPAYRARVGDLVFFRGDNSGRINHVGIYMGNGRFVHASSSNGVIYSELSQEYYRNRFAGYGRVNQ; via the coding sequence ATGACTTCTTCAGTGCGTTATACCCGTAAAGCATCACAGCCCAATCGTGAGAAATCCTCCCCAAACCGAATTGTTTCCCCACAGTCTTCAAGATTCAGAAGAATTGTAGAATCATATCTGGGAGTGCCCTACAGGTATGGTGGTAAAACCAGAAGAGGTATTGATTGCTCAGGGCTTGTGAGTGCGGTATTCAAAGATGCATTTGGCTTGGAGTTTCAGTACTCTTCAAGCAAAATGAGGGAGGTAACAACCTCAATACCTGCCTACAGGGCCAGGGTGGGAGATCTCGTTTTTTTTAGAGGAGATAACTCGGGAAGAATAAACCATGTTGGGATATATATGGGAAATGGAAGGTTTGTCCATGCCAGTAGCTCAAATGGTGTCATATATAGTGAATTGAGTCAAGAATACTATCGCAACAGGTTTGCAGGTTATGGGAGAGTGAATCAATGA
- a CDS encoding CDP-diacylglycerol--glycerol-3-phosphate 3-phosphatidyltransferase has translation MGVVLFIIAAGLSIAARWREALGFLILGALMDGLDGLLARESGKTSDFGAILDSSCDRITEIALLMGLLVYYINSTDFGNYSAYLCFTALAGSVMVSYVKARCEGAGISCSRGILQRPERLILIALGFLLGPDAMVWILALTTLLSVVTVVERLVVAFIACRQTSEKHIQLADSPAQN, from the coding sequence ATGGGGGTGGTTTTATTTATTATCGCAGCAGGATTAAGCATTGCTGCTCGTTGGCGAGAGGCTCTGGGTTTTCTTATACTTGGGGCACTTATGGATGGGTTGGATGGTTTGCTTGCAAGGGAGAGTGGCAAAACAAGCGACTTTGGTGCGATTCTGGACTCAAGCTGTGACAGAATCACAGAAATCGCCCTGCTTATGGGACTGCTTGTTTACTACATAAATAGTACGGATTTTGGAAACTATAGTGCATATTTATGCTTTACTGCACTGGCCGGATCGGTAATGGTGAGTTATGTCAAAGCTCGCTGCGAAGGGGCTGGAATCAGTTGCTCTCGGGGGATACTTCAAAGGCCGGAAAGGCTTATACTGATTGCTTTAGGGTTTTTGCTTGGACCTGATGCTATGGTGTGGATTTTGGCTTTGACTACTCTGCTCTCTGTGGTTACAGTTGTTGAACGTCTGGTTGTCGCCTTCATCGCATGCAGGCAGACTTCGGAAAAACATATCCAATTAGCGGATTCCCCGGCACAAAACTGA
- a CDS encoding 50S ribosomal protein L28p: protein MSKTCEVCGKHPRSGNTISHAHNVNKRIFYPNLRTIKQVINGTSKRVKVCMKCLKTMSKV, encoded by the coding sequence ATGTCTAAAACATGTGAAGTGTGCGGAAAGCACCCACGTTCGGGAAATACTATCTCCCATGCCCACAACGTAAACAAAAGGATTTTCTACCCTAATCTCAGAACCATTAAGCAGGTTATTAATGGTACCAGCAAAAGAGTGAAGGTGTGTATGAAATGCCTTAAGACTATGTCAAAAGTTTAA
- a CDS encoding Aspartyl-tRNA(Asn) amidotransferase subunit A, with protein sequence MAFFDYPVTDIVQQIKSGELSCVEVVKKSLERIANDDKALNSFITVLSESALNRAQQLDKLPQKEKEKMPLLGIPIGVKDNICTSGISTTCASRMLEKFVPPYNAAVIDALLQAGAVIVGKTNMDEFAMGSTTETSHAGTTANPYDPERIPGGSSGGSAAAVGADLVPATLGSDTGGSIRQPASHCGVVGLKPTYGRVSRYGLVAFASSLDQIGPLTNDVRDAGTLLSVISADDKRDSTYAGRPFQNTADLYSGDVKGLKIGIPDEYFGEGLSQEVRDRIEHVIDSLKNNGAEVVKVSLPNLKYAISAYYIICTAEASSNLARYDGVKYGFRAEEQNDLTDMYTQTRKQGFGSEVKRRIMLGTYVLSSGYYDAYYLKAAKVRTLIIEDFNRAFSNCDLIISPVTPTAPFKIGEKISDPLQMYLNDIYTVSANLAGIPGISIPGGETSQGLPVGVQFISPQWQESILLKAGFAVQNIIRNNAG encoded by the coding sequence ATGGCGTTTTTCGATTACCCTGTGACTGATATTGTTCAGCAGATTAAAAGTGGGGAACTATCTTGTGTCGAAGTGGTCAAAAAGTCTCTCGAAAGAATCGCAAATGATGATAAGGCGCTTAATTCCTTTATTACAGTTTTGTCTGAATCGGCCCTGAACAGAGCTCAGCAGCTTGACAAATTGCCCCAAAAAGAAAAGGAAAAAATGCCACTGCTTGGTATTCCAATCGGTGTCAAAGACAATATCTGTACATCCGGAATCTCTACAACCTGTGCTTCACGTATGCTGGAGAAATTTGTCCCCCCTTACAATGCAGCTGTCATTGATGCTTTGCTCCAGGCGGGTGCTGTTATTGTGGGTAAGACCAATATGGATGAATTCGCAATGGGGTCTACCACAGAAACCTCTCACGCCGGAACTACTGCAAATCCATATGATCCAGAACGTATACCAGGAGGTTCAAGCGGTGGGAGTGCTGCGGCTGTTGGGGCGGATCTGGTACCAGCCACTCTTGGGTCTGATACCGGAGGCTCAATACGTCAGCCTGCAAGCCACTGTGGGGTGGTAGGGCTCAAACCAACCTACGGAAGAGTATCGCGCTATGGACTGGTGGCATTCGCTTCATCTCTTGATCAGATCGGACCATTAACAAATGATGTGAGGGATGCCGGGACTCTACTCTCTGTGATCTCCGCTGATGACAAAAGGGATTCAACCTACGCCGGCAGACCTTTTCAGAATACTGCCGATTTGTATTCAGGGGATGTGAAAGGGTTAAAAATCGGTATACCTGATGAATATTTCGGAGAGGGACTCTCTCAGGAGGTCAGGGATCGAATCGAACATGTAATCGATTCTTTGAAAAATAACGGGGCTGAGGTGGTGAAGGTTTCTCTTCCCAATCTCAAATACGCAATCTCTGCATACTACATAATCTGTACTGCAGAAGCTTCTTCAAACCTTGCCCGGTATGATGGTGTGAAATATGGATTCAGGGCAGAGGAACAGAATGATCTGACCGACATGTACACCCAAACCAGAAAACAGGGGTTTGGTTCAGAAGTTAAAAGGCGCATTATGCTTGGAACTTACGTGCTTAGCTCAGGTTATTATGATGCTTACTATCTTAAAGCCGCAAAAGTGAGAACCTTAATTATTGAGGATTTTAACAGAGCATTCAGTAATTGTGATCTCATAATCTCACCTGTCACCCCAACTGCACCATTTAAGATCGGTGAAAAAATCAGCGACCCCTTACAGATGTATCTAAACGATATCTACACTGTATCGGCTAACCTGGCAGGCATACCCGGTATCAGTATACCCGGGGGAGAAACATCTCAAGGCTTACCTGTTGGTGTGCAGTTTATCTCTCCACAGTGGCAGGAAAGTATTTTACTTAAAGCTGGATTTGCTGTACAAAATATTATCAGAAATAATGCTGGATAA
- a CDS encoding tRNA pseudouridine synthase A — protein MRCFFRVEYDGSKYGGWQIQKNSPSIQQQLENAFSVVARLPCSVTGAGRTDAGVHARGQGAHIDLPEGADLFKWEASVNGLLPKDIAVYSLREVKGDFHARFSAKEREYTYCITQRKSPLYRNHSWFVYYPVVWEKVIFNLSFLHGSHDFAAFCASGSSTDNTVCNIISANLDKDGELWKLTIKADRFIYKMVRSLVGTLIDIGRGQIKETIDNVIRLKERSLVGQTAPACGLFLEWVAYNSEDLR, from the coding sequence ATGAGGTGTTTTTTCAGGGTCGAATATGATGGTTCGAAGTATGGAGGGTGGCAGATACAAAAAAACTCCCCAAGCATACAGCAGCAACTTGAAAATGCATTCTCCGTTGTGGCAAGGCTACCATGTAGTGTGACCGGTGCGGGGCGTACTGATGCCGGGGTGCATGCAAGAGGTCAGGGTGCTCATATTGACTTGCCCGAAGGGGCCGATCTGTTTAAATGGGAAGCATCTGTAAATGGATTATTGCCTAAGGATATCGCTGTTTACAGCCTAAGAGAGGTTAAGGGTGATTTCCATGCCCGCTTTTCTGCAAAAGAACGAGAATACACCTACTGTATTACCCAGCGGAAAAGTCCGTTGTACCGCAACCACTCATGGTTTGTGTATTATCCTGTCGTGTGGGAGAAAGTTATTTTCAATCTATCCTTTCTTCACGGATCTCACGATTTTGCTGCATTTTGCGCCTCCGGGAGCTCTACGGACAATACTGTTTGCAATATAATCAGCGCAAACCTTGACAAAGATGGTGAGCTTTGGAAACTTACAATTAAGGCTGATCGCTTTATATATAAGATGGTTAGATCATTGGTAGGAACACTGATCGACATCGGGAGAGGTCAGATAAAAGAAACTATCGACAATGTTATTCGTTTGAAAGAAAGATCACTTGTCGGGCAGACTGCCCCTGCTTGTGGCCTTTTTCTCGAATGGGTTGCTTATAATTCAGAGGATCTGAGATGA
- a CDS encoding Prephenate dehydratase — translation MSIAFPGERGAFSELAAKEYFGDEQRTVAYSEFEQVFQAVKDGEHTFGIVPIENSFAGSIYQNYDFLLESGLNIAGEIYLRIHHHLMANKGCTINSIKQVYSHPQAFAQCKQFLRNKFSKDDLISYPSTALAVKKIREEKLENVAAVASMQAAIDYDMDLLASNIEDNKANTTRFLALSKKMGTKESAQMKTSIVFSIKNIPGALFKALSVFALREIDLYKIESRPVLNRGFEYLFYLDFKGDIRSSVSMKAVSHLQEITTFYRLLGSYPVGDVVEPRYRGRIENEKKKEA, via the coding sequence ATGAGCATTGCATTTCCAGGGGAAAGAGGGGCTTTCAGTGAACTTGCAGCAAAAGAGTATTTTGGTGATGAACAGAGAACTGTGGCGTATTCTGAATTTGAACAGGTTTTTCAGGCGGTAAAAGATGGTGAACATACATTTGGTATTGTTCCTATTGAAAATTCCTTTGCCGGCAGTATATATCAGAACTATGATTTTCTTCTCGAGAGTGGATTGAATATAGCAGGTGAAATTTATCTCCGAATACATCACCATCTTATGGCAAACAAAGGGTGCACCATAAACAGTATCAAGCAGGTTTACTCACACCCCCAGGCCTTTGCCCAGTGTAAGCAGTTTCTCAGAAACAAATTCAGTAAAGATGATCTTATCTCTTATCCCAGCACTGCCCTTGCGGTGAAAAAAATCAGAGAAGAGAAACTTGAAAATGTAGCAGCAGTTGCATCCATGCAGGCTGCTATTGATTACGATATGGATCTGCTCGCATCAAATATCGAAGATAACAAAGCAAACACAACCCGGTTTTTGGCATTATCAAAAAAAATGGGCACCAAAGAGAGCGCTCAGATGAAAACTTCCATTGTGTTTTCGATAAAAAATATTCCAGGTGCTTTGTTTAAAGCTCTCAGCGTTTTTGCACTGAGAGAAATTGATCTGTATAAAATTGAATCCCGCCCTGTTCTCAACAGAGGTTTTGAATATTTGTTTTATCTCGATTTCAAGGGCGATATCCGCAGCTCAGTATCAATGAAGGCCGTGTCCCATCTACAGGAAATCACCACCTTCTACCGCTTGCTTGGTTCCTATCCGGTTGGGGATGTTGTTGAACCCAGGTACAGGGGGAGAATAGAAAACGAAAAAAAGAAAGAGGCTTAA
- a CDS encoding HtrA protease/chaperone protein — MRNRGKVEIYLLFLIVGMTIGFFSGGEVIRRIYTSWFFKADSYQEQNTFTRNPNVNQSLHALDNLSASRQTAIVKATYEVAPSVVGIVVTQMRRVRRPTHGEEFFNFFFGHETMPRYRQVESIGSGVVISEDGMILTSYHVVQNAAKLYVNFPDGRRLEGEVIGHDELTDLAVIAVEGNDFKPVKFGNSDHSLIGEWSIAIGNPFLNFINDAHPTVTVGVISALDRNFAPSEGVYYQNMIQTDAAINPGNSGGPLVNASGEVIGINAFIYTGSRDVRGSVGMGFAIPINRARKVARELIDFGQRRQVWTGISVQDLNRSVALALGHDGLEGVVIVSIQEKSPGAKAGLRPGDIVKRMGNRTIHSHKDIDGFFVDYFVGDAVTMVIIRGGREIEKEIVLQEFSN, encoded by the coding sequence ATGAGAAACAGAGGAAAAGTTGAGATCTATTTGTTGTTTCTGATCGTGGGAATGACAATTGGATTTTTTTCTGGCGGAGAGGTAATCAGACGTATTTACACTTCATGGTTCTTCAAAGCCGATAGTTATCAGGAGCAAAACACTTTTACCCGCAACCCAAATGTCAACCAGTCCCTTCATGCCCTGGACAACCTGAGCGCCTCAAGGCAGACTGCCATTGTGAAGGCCACTTATGAGGTTGCACCAAGTGTGGTGGGAATTGTTGTGACTCAGATGCGACGGGTCAGACGTCCGACCCATGGTGAAGAGTTTTTTAATTTCTTTTTCGGTCACGAAACGATGCCCAGATACCGGCAGGTTGAAAGTATAGGCTCTGGAGTTGTTATAAGTGAAGACGGTATGATTCTCACAAGTTATCATGTCGTTCAGAACGCTGCAAAACTGTACGTAAATTTCCCCGATGGCAGAAGGCTGGAAGGGGAAGTTATCGGTCATGACGAGTTAACTGACCTGGCTGTCATTGCTGTTGAAGGGAATGATTTCAAACCTGTGAAATTTGGCAATTCCGATCATTCTCTGATCGGCGAATGGAGTATCGCGATTGGTAATCCGTTTCTTAACTTTATAAATGATGCTCATCCAACTGTTACCGTTGGGGTGATAAGTGCTCTTGACCGAAATTTCGCACCATCTGAAGGTGTTTATTACCAAAATATGATCCAGACTGATGCTGCAATCAATCCTGGTAATTCGGGCGGACCCCTTGTGAACGCTTCCGGAGAAGTTATTGGGATTAATGCCTTTATTTACACTGGCAGCCGTGATGTCAGAGGGTCGGTGGGCATGGGCTTTGCCATCCCGATAAACAGAGCAAGAAAAGTTGCCCGGGAACTTATTGACTTCGGGCAGCGCCGCCAGGTATGGACTGGAATTTCTGTTCAGGACCTTAATCGTTCGGTTGCCCTTGCTCTGGGGCATGATGGTCTGGAAGGGGTAGTGATTGTCTCAATACAGGAAAAAAGTCCCGGGGCAAAGGCTGGTCTCAGACCGGGAGATATAGTCAAGAGAATGGGTAACAGAACAATCCATTCACATAAGGATATTGATGGCTTCTTTGTGGATTACTTTGTGGGGGACGCTGTTACCATGGTAATCATAAGGGGAGGAAGAGAGATTGAAAAGGAAATTGTTCTGCAGGAATTCTCAAACTGA